TGGACTGGTTGCGGCAAGCGCGGCTTTCGGCAGGGCGATGGCCGCAATGGCTGCGCCCCCTGCCAGAAGAACGTCCCGCCGTGTGGCATCCGCAGTCCGTGCAAAGCTGCGTTCATTCTCAGGTGTCGGCATGATCGCCTCCGTTTGGGCTTCTCCGCGCCTCTTCGACGAGAACAAGCTGACTCACTTCAAGCCGCGATGCGAGTTAACCGTCGTAAATTGATGCAAAGTTAAAATGACGCAATGCGCCATTGGACGTACTAACCTCATGAAGACAGTATGTTATCCGCGAGCATTTTATTCTCGAAGCTGCCGGCGCCGGCGGGGTTGCCGCGTTCGGAACGTCAGCAAGCTGGATTGCCCGAAGCGATCATTGCAGATTGCGCCAGATGACCGGCCGGTTCTCGCTGAAAGATCTGGCCTCCTTCTTCCAATGATCAAAGTGTCCGCCTTCTCGCAGCCTGATCGCCGCGTCCCGACCGATCATCTTCGCAACCGCCGTCTCGTCGCCCATGTGGTTCAGTACCTCTAAGACCATCTCGAGCAGGCCGACATAGTCGCTGGTGCCATAGGCTGAACAGAGCAGCTTCAGTCGGCTGCTGCCATTGGCAAGGTCGCGGGCGGATGATTCGGCCAGGTCTTGGGAGGAAAAAGAAAGCGGTGCGAACCAGTAGGCGAGGTAAGCGAGGTCTCGCAGATGCGGCCCCGGACCTGCGAGGTCGAAATCGATGATCGCTACCGGGAGGCCATCCCGGAAGATCATGTTGTAGGGAGCAAAATCATTGTGGCAGATCACGTCATTGCGTTCTGCAAGAGGGTAGGTATAGGCCCAATTGCCGTCAGGGACGAAGTCCAGGCTTCGGGTAGCATCGTGCAATTTCCGTAACATTGTGGCGGATTCGGTGAGGGCGGCGGTATTCTCCCAAAGCGTCTCCGGAATCGTCGCCGTGCCTGCCATGTAAGAGAGGATTTCTCTTCCGCTGTCATCGATACCCAGGAAACGAGGCGCATAGGCAAAACCCAACCGCTCTAGGTGCTGCAGCAGCTTATGCACGTTCCGGCTATTCGAGCTGGTTGAACGACGTACCGTATCGGCGACCCTGACAACGCCTGCATTGATATTACCGCCTGCGAGCGGCGTTTCGTCATCTGATGTCGGCATCCTTGCTCCCCAGCAATCATGATCGCACTTGCAACCAGATAGCGGAAATAGACAGAGTTGCCCACGAACAGTTCGGCAGTTGCTCAAGAGGGATTGGCGTCGGCGATCTGCCGCTTTTCGAAGCCACGGAAGCTGCCATGCGCCAGCGGGGCGAGCGTGGTTGCGAGATAGGCGAAGCCGGTGAGCAGCAGTGCGGCGGAGAGGCCCCAAGTATCGACCAACGCGCCGCCGACAAGCCCGCCAAAAGGGATCAGCGCCCAGCAGAGGGCGGCATTGAGCGAGGTGACGCGGCCCATCAGGGGTTTCGGTACGCGCTCGAAGAGCACGGCTGAGAGGATGGGATTGAGGAAACCGGAGGCAAAGCCGCCGATGGCGAGTGTTGCGAACACGAGGGTGAGCGGCGTCTCAACGGCGAAGACCAGAAAGCGCGGAAAACCGGTGAGCAGGAAGGCCACCGTATAGACGATGAGACGCGGCATCCGCTCGCCGATCATGGCGGCAATCGCCGCGCCGAGGATGGACGCGCCGGAGAAGACAGCGAACAGGGTTCCGAGCAGAGCGGGGCCGTGGCCCGAATCTTGAGTCCAGACAGGAATCAGGACCGAGAAGAAGGCCTGATCGAGCAGATTGGTGGTCGCCACCATCAGCACGATTGCGACCAGTACCGCATCCCGGCGCAGAAAGCGCCAGCCATCCGACAGCTCCCGGCCATAGGCGGCGACGCCGGTCTCTTCGGCTTTCGGGGCACGCCGCAAAGCTGGAATGCCGGCTGCGACGATTGCCGCGGCAGCGGCGAAGGTGAGGGCGTTGACGGCTAGCGCCTGGCTCGGTCCGACAAGGGCGATCAGCGCGCCGGCGCCGGCCGCTCCTGCGGCCGATGCCAGGCGCTCGATGGCGCCGACGACGCCGGTCACGCGCTCCAGCGGTACGGAGGCGAGTTCCGCAATGTCGGGGACCATGGATTGCTTGGCGGCATCCGAGGGACCGCGCAGCACGCCCATGGCGAAGACGATCGGCAGCAGGACCGGCATGGTGAGCAGGTCGAGCAGATGCAGCAACGGCACGAGGCCAACCGCGATCACCGAGGCGCCGTCACAGATGATGGCGATACGCTTCGGGCCGAGGCGGTCGATCAGGGGGCCGCCAAGCGCCTTGGCGACGACATAGGGCAGCATCTCCATCATGGCGACGAGGCCGGTCAGTACGGGGCTGCCGGTCGTGCTCAGCACCAACCAGGGGATGGCAACACTGGATAGCCGCGTGCCCGAAATGGAAAGCGTTTCGGCGACCGCGAGTGCGATGAAGGGACTGCGGCGGCTCATGGCACGCTCTCTTCCTCGCCATGCGGCAGGCGACCCGGATAGGGAAAGGCGTGCAGCATGACAGTGAAAGGCACCGTACCTGATGGCAACGGCTTGCCCAGCGGCGGGGCCTCGCTCATCACCTCCATGAGAAGGTCGTTCAGCCGCTTCGTCAGGGCCTCGGCCTTTTGAGGGGTCAGCGGAATGATGATGTCGCTTGCGGTGCTGGCCTTCCGCCATGCAAGCGGCAGCTCGGCATATTCCTCGACTGCTCTCTGCATCTGATCGACCTGCAGGGAGAGGATCGCCTGCGTGAAGGCGACGTCCATATCGAAAGCCTCGCCTTCGGTTTCCGCCGGCGGCACCGAGGTGATCTCGTGGCATGCCCTCCACCAGCGGTCACGACGGGATGGCCCCGGCGCATCCTCGATGAAACCATACTGGGCGAGCTGGCGCAGGTGATAGCTCGTCGCGCCGCTGTTGAGGCCGAGACGTGTCGCGAGCTGCGTTGCCGTTGCGGGACCATCGATGCGGAGCATGCCGAGCATGCGCAGGCGCACCGGATGGGCGAGCGCCTTCAGCGCCGTAACGTCGGGGACGGCCCGACTGACGTTGCGGGATGTAGATGACGCAGGTGTAAGGACAGGTGTTTTCATGGCGGCAGCTTAGTGCCGCAAAGGAATATTTGCAAAGATTTCTTTGCGGATTTTGCGGTAACTGTCAGTCCGCCGACGTCACGGTCTTGCGGCCTTCCAGCACGACCTTGAGAAGTGCATGGGCTGATAGCAACGGGGACGCTTCGCCATTGCCAAGGATCAGCAGGCCGGCGGCGGCACCTTCGGGTGTTGTGTCCAGATGCCGGCCGGGGTTGACGGCGACCGGCTTGCCCGATGTCAGGAAGGCGCGGATCGTGGCTGCAACGCCCTCGGCAGACCAGAGCGGGCCGGAAAGGCCGATGCAGAAGGCGGCGTCGAAATCCTCTGTCACGATCTGGTCGAGGCGCAGCGTATCGGCGAGATCGTCGCGTGCAGCGCGATCGGCGAGAAAGCGCCCGACAGTAGGCTCCTTATGGTTGGTCTGACGCAACTCGCCGGTCAGATCGGGGAAGCCGCCTGATGGCGTCGCGAGGACGACTTCCGCCGGTGCATCCTTGAAAAGGTAGTAGGCGGGTGCGAGGCGCGCGATCCTGACCTCGCTGTTATCCCCATCCGCTACGAGAATAATCAGAAAACGGATGGGTATTTGGCCGTCCATGGGCATGCCTCCTCTTGGAGGGCAATGATGCATGGAGCGCGCGAAGCGGACGAGTTGATCGTTGTAAATCGGTGTAAAGGGTTTAGCCCGCCGCGCCCGAAAGCTGTGCTGGTTCATGGCCGAGGGCTTCGAGATCCACATTGATGCGGCGTTCCCAACCGACCGCACCATCCTGCCTTGCGGCCAGACGCGCTGCCTCGAGGATAGCGGAAGCGGCATCCAGCGCTTCCGGGCTTTGTCCCTTTGCGGTGACCATTGCCTTCACCCGCAGGAGTTCGGGCAGGCACCAGCGTTCGCCCGAGGCATCGCCATGCTCCAAGGCGCTGTCGATCACCGCATGGGCTTCCGCATGTTGACCGAGGCCGGACAGGGCCTGCGCCTCGATGGACTGGAAGTAGGTGCGGAAGAGGTTGAAGCCGGCACGATCGAGGATGTCCATCGCCGGGCGCAGCTTTGCGAGGCAGAGCCGGTATTCGCCGTCCCGCAGATGCAGTTCCGCTTCGAAACCGTCGGCATAGGTGTGCCAGACATCAAGCGACAGGGCCTTGGTATGGTCACGCAGAAGCCGGATCGCGGCAGCCGCTTCGCCGTCGTTGCCCGAGAGGAGCGCCAGCGGGCAGGCGGCTTCGGCGAGAAGATTGCTGATCGAATGGTTGTGGCCGATATCGCGGGCGTAGCGCATGGTCTCTTCGACCTCGTTCAGCGCGGCCTTCTCATCGCCCAGTATCCAGAGGCAACGAGCGATGATGATGCGCGCCGTAACGCGCTGGTCGAACTGGAAGCGCACGGAATGGCGGGCCTGCGGCACATGCGCGTAGTCCGCCAGCATCGCCAGAAGTTCCTCGCGGGCCTCGGCATGGCGACCGAGCCAGTGCAGCGTGGCGGCCTTCATGCGCCTGCCGATGATGGCATCGGTCGGATCGGAGGAGGACGGAGCAAGGGCTGCGAAGCGCTCCGCCAGCTCCAGTCCCTGACGCGGTTCGGCGCGGTTCACCAGATCGACCCAGAGCGCCCAGATGGCGCGAAGCTGGTGGTCGACATCGCCGAGTTCCTCGGCGATCCGCCGGGCCGTCGTCCAGGCGGCAACGCCGTCTTCGGGTGCATTGGTGGCACGAAGCTGCGGCCAGCCGAGCGCAGCATAGAGCTTCATGCGGCTCTTTTCATCGAGGCCGGGGCGGGCATCGAGGAAGGTTATTGCATGGGTGAGGGCCGCCAGGCATTCGTCGAGCAGTGACAGGCGGAAGAAGAGCGGCAATGCGGCGACGGTCAGCCGCACGCCGAGCAGCGCATCGCCGCCAGATGGACCAAAGGCCCAGTCGAGGGCTGCGCGCAGGCCCGGCACCTGCTGGGCGAAATCATCAGGCCACTCCTCCGGCGGGGCGGCATAGAGGCCCTGCTCGGCGCTCTCGAGCGCGACAGAGAGCCAGGCGGAGAAGCGGGCCATGACATCGGGCAGTTCGCCCGAGGCGGCAAGCTTTTCGCCGGCATAGAGGCGGGTCGTATCGAGCAGGCGGTAGCGCGTTTCGTCGCTCGCAGTCTCGACCACGACCAGCGATTTGGCGACGAGCGCGGCCAGCAAATCCTCGGGTTCGGTGCCGGAGAGAACCGCGGCTACGGCCCTGCCGCTGAAGCGGCTGCGGAAGACGGAGAGTTCTCGCAGCGCCTGCTGCTCTTCCGGCGACAGGATGAGGTAGCTCCAGTCGAGCGTGGCGCGTAGTGTCTGGTGGCGGGGCAGGGCCGTGCGCCGGCCGCGGGTCAGCACGCGGAAGCAGTCGGAGAGCGAGCGGGAGAGGGCGGCGATGCCCATCGCCTCCAGCCGGCCGGCGGCAAGCTCGATTGCGAGCGCAATGCCATCGAGCCGCGTGCAGATATCGACGACGTCGGCGGCGTCCTCATCCGTCAGCTCGTAACCGCCGAGGCAGGCATCGGCGCGTTCGACGAAAAGCTGGACGGCGGGCGAGGCAAGGGCAGCCTCCGCTGTCACGGCGGATAAAGGCAGGTCTAGCGGCAGCAGGCGGTGGACACGTTCGCCTTCGGCGCGCAGCGGCTCGCGGCTGGTGGCGAGGATATGCAGATCGGGCGCTTCCGCCAGCAGATCTTCGGCGAGCTTGGCGATATCGGCCACTACATGCTCGCAGCTGTCGAGCACGAGCAGGAGATTGCATGACCGCAGATGGGCGGCGATGTCCGTTACGATATCGTCGCTGCGCGAGAGGATGCCGAGTGCAGACGCCACGACCGTCGGCACGAGATTACCTGTCGCGACTTCCGACAGGTCGATCCAGACGATTTCGCCCTCGAAGCTGCCGCGCGCGATCACGGCGCGGGCGACGGTGGATTTGCCGATGCCGCCAGGGCCGGCGATCGTTACCAGTCGGCCCTTGGTCAGCTGCCCGGTCACGGCTGCGATCGTCTGTTCGCGGCCGAAGATACGGGCGGGAAGGCGTTCGGGGCGGAATCTCTGGAGTGTGGGCCGAGGGGCGGGCGCTGCGCCATTGGCTCGGCGGTTAACCGGCGCGATGAAAGTATAGCCGCGGCCGGGCACATTGGCGATGAATTGCGGCTCGCGTTTGATGTCGCCCAGCGCCTTGCGCAGCGCCGAAACGTGAACGCGCAGATTGGCCTCGTCCACGAACGTATCCGGCCAGACCTGCTTGACGATCTCCGCATTGGTCTTCAGCTCGCCCGGATGATTGAGCAGAAACAGCAGGATATCGACGGCGCGGCTGCCGAGGGGCACGGCCGACCCTTCCCGCAACAGGCTGCGCCTGGCGGGCACTATCGAAAATGCACCGAACTGAAGCTCTTCTTCCAAGCATGCTCCCTGCGTGATGTCGGCAGGTTGGCCAAATGCCTGCGCCCTGTCAAATGAAACGCGATGACAGGGCTGGAATTGCGACGAGATTTCAGACGTTTAAGGTCGCGCTATTTTAGCGGCCCGCGCTCTGCGAGGATGGCGTTCAGGCGAGAGACATCCTCTCGCAGCGCAGTCAGTTCCGTCAGCACCCGCATATCGATCTTCTGGTGCAGCGAC
Above is a genomic segment from Rhizobium viscosum containing:
- a CDS encoding MFS transporter — encoded protein: MSRRSPFIALAVAETLSISGTRLSSVAIPWLVLSTTGSPVLTGLVAMMEMLPYVVAKALGGPLIDRLGPKRIAIICDGASVIAVGLVPLLHLLDLLTMPVLLPIVFAMGVLRGPSDAAKQSMVPDIAELASVPLERVTGVVGAIERLASAAGAAGAGALIALVGPSQALAVNALTFAAAAAIVAAGIPALRRAPKAEETGVAAYGRELSDGWRFLRRDAVLVAIVLMVATTNLLDQAFFSVLIPVWTQDSGHGPALLGTLFAVFSGASILGAAIAAMIGERMPRLIVYTVAFLLTGFPRFLVFAVETPLTLVFATLAIGGFASGFLNPILSAVLFERVPKPLMGRVTSLNAALCWALIPFGGLVGGALVDTWGLSAALLLTGFAYLATTLAPLAHGSFRGFEKRQIADANPS
- a CDS encoding aminoglycoside phosphotransferase family protein, whose translation is MPTSDDETPLAGGNINAGVVRVADTVRRSTSSNSRNVHKLLQHLERLGFAYAPRFLGIDDSGREILSYMAGTATIPETLWENTAALTESATMLRKLHDATRSLDFVPDGNWAYTYPLAERNDVICHNDFAPYNMIFRDGLPVAIIDFDLAGPGPHLRDLAYLAYWFAPLSFSSQDLAESSARDLANGSSRLKLLCSAYGTSDYVGLLEMVLEVLNHMGDETAVAKMIGRDAAIRLREGGHFDHWKKEARSFSENRPVIWRNLQ
- a CDS encoding transporter — translated: MDGQIPIRFLIILVADGDNSEVRIARLAPAYYLFKDAPAEVVLATPSGGFPDLTGELRQTNHKEPTVGRFLADRAARDDLADTLRLDQIVTEDFDAAFCIGLSGPLWSAEGVAATIRAFLTSGKPVAVNPGRHLDTTPEGAAAGLLILGNGEASPLLSAHALLKVVLEGRKTVTSAD
- a CDS encoding ArsR/SmtB family transcription factor, which translates into the protein MKTPVLTPASSTSRNVSRAVPDVTALKALAHPVRLRMLGMLRIDGPATATQLATRLGLNSGATSYHLRQLAQYGFIEDAPGPSRRDRWWRACHEITSVPPAETEGEAFDMDVAFTQAILSLQVDQMQRAVEEYAELPLAWRKASTASDIIIPLTPQKAEALTKRLNDLLMEVMSEAPPLGKPLPSGTVPFTVMLHAFPYPGRLPHGEEESVP
- a CDS encoding ATP-binding protein, whose protein sequence is MEEELQFGAFSIVPARRSLLREGSAVPLGSRAVDILLFLLNHPGELKTNAEIVKQVWPDTFVDEANLRVHVSALRKALGDIKREPQFIANVPGRGYTFIAPVNRRANGAAPAPRPTLQRFRPERLPARIFGREQTIAAVTGQLTKGRLVTIAGPGGIGKSTVARAVIARGSFEGEIVWIDLSEVATGNLVPTVVASALGILSRSDDIVTDIAAHLRSCNLLLVLDSCEHVVADIAKLAEDLLAEAPDLHILATSREPLRAEGERVHRLLPLDLPLSAVTAEAALASPAVQLFVERADACLGGYELTDEDAADVVDICTRLDGIALAIELAAGRLEAMGIAALSRSLSDCFRVLTRGRRTALPRHQTLRATLDWSYLILSPEEQQALRELSVFRSRFSGRAVAAVLSGTEPEDLLAALVAKSLVVVETASDETRYRLLDTTRLYAGEKLAASGELPDVMARFSAWLSVALESAEQGLYAAPPEEWPDDFAQQVPGLRAALDWAFGPSGGDALLGVRLTVAALPLFFRLSLLDECLAALTHAITFLDARPGLDEKSRMKLYAALGWPQLRATNAPEDGVAAWTTARRIAEELGDVDHQLRAIWALWVDLVNRAEPRQGLELAERFAALAPSSSDPTDAIIGRRMKAATLHWLGRHAEAREELLAMLADYAHVPQARHSVRFQFDQRVTARIIIARCLWILGDEKAALNEVEETMRYARDIGHNHSISNLLAEAACPLALLSGNDGEAAAAIRLLRDHTKALSLDVWHTYADGFEAELHLRDGEYRLCLAKLRPAMDILDRAGFNLFRTYFQSIEAQALSGLGQHAEAHAVIDSALEHGDASGERWCLPELLRVKAMVTAKGQSPEALDAASAILEAARLAARQDGAVGWERRINVDLEALGHEPAQLSGAAG